A region from the Linepithema humile isolate Giens D197 chromosome 1, Lhum_UNIL_v1.0, whole genome shotgun sequence genome encodes:
- the Tctp gene encoding translationally-controlled tumor protein homolog: MKIYKDIFTGDEMFSDTYKVKLVDDVIYEVYGRLVSRKLGDVEIAGFNPSAEEADEGTNEVVESGVDVVLNHRLQETFAFGDKKSYTLYLKDYMKKLVARLEEKSPDQVEIFKTNMNKVMKDILSRFKELQFFTGVSMDIDGIVGLMEYREIDGNSVPVLMFFKHGLEEEKF; the protein is encoded by the exons ATGAAGATTTATAAGGATATATTCACCG gtGACGAAATGTTTTCTGATACCTACAAAGTTAAACTCGTGGATGACGTTATTTATGAAGTGTATGGCAga TTAGTGTCCCGTAAATTGGGTGATGTTGAAATAGCTGGATTCAATCCATCGGCAGAGGAGGCTGATGAAGGCACAAACGAAGTAGTAGAGAGCGGCGTCGATGTAGTATTGAATCATCGACTACAAGAGACGTTTGCTTTTGGAGACAAAAAATCCTATACATTATATCTGAAGGATTATATGAAAAA gTTAGTAGCCAGGTTGGAAGAAAAGTCGCCAGATCAAgttgaaatattcaaaacaaACATGAACAAAGTTATGAAAGATATCTTGAGCCGTTTTAaggaattacaattttttaccgGAGTCTCCATGGATATCGACGGAATTGTAGGTCTCATGGAGTACCGTGAGATCGACGGCAATTCCGTGCCTGTACTAATGTTCTTCAAGCATGGTCTTGAAGAAGAGAagttctaa